In a genomic window of Mycolicibacterium neoaurum VKM Ac-1815D:
- a CDS encoding fumarylacetoacetate hydrolase family protein → MRLGRIASPDGVAFVVIEGDSTHSAVCREVAEQYLSRNPTFTGRSWPLADVRLLAPILASKVVCMGKNYAAHAREMGGEAPEDPVIFLKPNTAIIGPNVAIQLPADAHPVHHEGELVIVIERPCKDVPAAKAADYILGYTIANDVSARDQQKKDGQWMRAKGHDTFCPVGPWIETDVDPSGLDIRTEVNGTVRQGSNTALLLHDVGAIVEWVSAVMTLLPGDLILTGTPEGVGPIEDGDTVSITVEGIGTLTNPVVRKGK, encoded by the coding sequence ATGCGTCTAGGTCGAATTGCCAGTCCGGATGGGGTTGCCTTCGTGGTCATCGAAGGCGACTCGACTCACAGTGCGGTGTGCCGAGAGGTCGCCGAGCAGTACCTCTCCCGCAATCCGACCTTCACCGGGCGTAGCTGGCCGCTGGCCGATGTCCGTCTGTTGGCGCCGATCCTCGCCTCGAAAGTGGTCTGCATGGGCAAGAACTACGCCGCCCACGCCCGCGAGATGGGTGGCGAGGCGCCCGAGGATCCGGTGATCTTCCTCAAGCCCAACACGGCCATCATCGGTCCCAATGTGGCGATCCAGCTGCCCGCCGACGCGCATCCGGTTCACCATGAGGGTGAGCTGGTCATCGTGATCGAACGACCGTGTAAGGATGTCCCTGCCGCCAAGGCCGCCGATTACATCCTCGGCTACACCATCGCCAACGATGTGTCCGCTCGCGATCAGCAGAAGAAGGACGGCCAGTGGATGCGGGCCAAGGGGCACGACACCTTCTGTCCGGTCGGACCGTGGATCGAAACCGATGTCGACCCCTCCGGCCTGGACATCCGGACCGAGGTCAACGGCACTGTGCGGCAGGGCAGCAATACCGCGCTGCTGCTGCATGATGTCGGCGCCATCGTCGAGTGGGTCTCTGCGGTGATGACGCTGCTGCCCGGTGACCTGATCCTGACCGGCACCCCCGAGGGGGTCGGGCCGATCGAAGACGGCGACACCGTCAGCATCACCGTCGAGGGCATCGGCACCTTGACCAATCCCGTTGTGCGAAAAGGAAAGTAG
- a CDS encoding MFS transporter has translation MIAMATTISTARRWSMLVIALLATTFANVFINGVAFLIPTLHDQRGLDLASAGLLSAMPSFGLVLTLIAWGWLVDKIGERIVLTIGSALTATFAFCAASSDSLWAMGAFLLLGGMAAASSNSASGRVVVGWFPPEQRGLAMGIRQTATPLGVGLGALVIPRIAESHGVSTALLFPAVVCVVSALICAVGVLDPPRPPRSDAPPEHLANPYRKSSVLVRIHAVSVLLVIPQGFVWTFMLVWLMTDRDWSAGSAGALVTVAQVLGAGGRIAAGRWSDVIGSRLRPIRYIAAAASATMALLALTDALGSPLSVALMVFASLVTVSDNGLAFTAIAEIAGPFWSGRALGTQNTSQHLATAVASPLFGALISVAGFPLAFAVCALFPVAAYPLVPATTDDPAAAK, from the coding sequence ATGATCGCCATGGCCACGACGATCAGCACCGCCCGCCGATGGTCGATGCTGGTGATCGCACTGCTGGCCACCACGTTCGCCAATGTGTTCATCAACGGCGTGGCGTTCCTGATTCCCACGCTGCACGACCAACGCGGCCTCGACCTCGCCTCCGCCGGCCTGCTGTCCGCGATGCCCAGCTTCGGGCTGGTGTTGACCCTGATCGCCTGGGGCTGGTTGGTCGACAAAATCGGCGAACGAATAGTGCTGACGATCGGTTCGGCACTCACGGCGACGTTCGCGTTCTGCGCGGCTTCGTCAGATTCGCTGTGGGCCATGGGCGCATTTCTCCTGCTCGGCGGAATGGCCGCCGCGAGCAGTAACTCCGCGAGCGGTCGTGTGGTGGTCGGCTGGTTCCCGCCCGAGCAGCGCGGGTTGGCCATGGGTATCCGGCAGACCGCGACGCCACTGGGCGTCGGACTGGGCGCCCTGGTCATTCCGCGCATCGCCGAAAGCCACGGGGTGTCGACGGCACTGTTGTTCCCCGCCGTGGTGTGCGTCGTGTCCGCGCTGATCTGCGCGGTCGGCGTACTCGACCCACCCCGCCCACCCCGGTCGGATGCGCCGCCGGAGCATCTGGCCAACCCCTACCGGAAATCGTCGGTGTTGGTGCGGATCCACGCGGTATCGGTATTGCTGGTCATTCCACAGGGTTTCGTGTGGACGTTCATGCTCGTCTGGCTGATGACCGACCGCGACTGGTCGGCCGGTTCGGCGGGTGCCCTGGTGACCGTGGCCCAGGTGCTCGGCGCGGGTGGGCGCATCGCGGCGGGCAGGTGGTCGGACGTCATCGGGTCCCGGCTCCGGCCGATCCGCTACATCGCCGCCGCCGCGTCGGCCACCATGGCACTGCTGGCACTGACCGACGCGCTGGGTTCGCCGCTGAGTGTTGCGTTGATGGTGTTCGCCTCACTGGTGACGGTGTCCGATAACGGATTGGCGTTCACCGCCATCGCCGAGATCGCCGGCCCGTTCTGGAGTGGGCGCGCCCTGGGCACCCAGAACACCAGCCAGCACCTGGCCACGGCAGTGGCTTCCCCACTGTTCGGCGCGTTGATATCGGTGGCCGGTTTTCCGCTGGCGTTCGCCGTCTGCGCGTTGTTCCCCGTGGCCGCCTATCCCTTGGTGCCCGCCACCACCGACGATCCCGCCGCCGCGAAATAG
- a CDS encoding DUF1501 domain-containing protein, translating to MGDINRRKFLLASAGAAGLAAAAGAAVTLPQMFERAQVAPLPADTGILVILTLYGGNDGLNTVIPYTDAAYYDARPDLAFAPSTAIDLDGVVGLNPALGGLAESWNANNLAIVRGVGYPKQDRSHFRSMDIWQTASPDDPTATGWIGRWLDTTGDDPLRAVNIGTVLPPMAIGQNRTAAGLSPTIPTMPTDISGVLQAMSASDAADTAAMAAVRADYQAYRITDETFRGFTDSPLPATATTDLGRQLADDLELVAQCVRAGVPTKVYMVSLGGFDTHANERNDQQRLLAALNDALVPFLKQMRNSAYGRRVVTMIYSEFGRRVAANATQGTDHGTSGPVLIVGEPVRGGFYGDAPSLTDLQDGDLKTTTDFRDVYHELLDKTLGADPEPSVGPGRKGIGFL from the coding sequence GTGGGCGATATCAACAGGCGTAAGTTCCTCCTGGCCAGTGCCGGCGCGGCCGGACTGGCCGCGGCCGCGGGTGCGGCTGTCACGCTTCCGCAGATGTTCGAGCGCGCACAGGTTGCGCCGTTGCCCGCCGATACCGGGATCCTGGTGATCCTGACGCTCTACGGCGGCAACGACGGACTGAACACGGTGATCCCCTACACCGACGCCGCGTACTACGACGCACGACCCGATCTGGCCTTCGCACCGAGCACCGCGATCGATCTCGACGGCGTGGTCGGGCTCAACCCCGCGCTCGGCGGCCTCGCGGAGTCATGGAACGCCAACAACCTCGCCATCGTCCGGGGCGTCGGATACCCGAAACAGGACCGCAGCCACTTCCGCTCGATGGACATCTGGCAGACCGCATCGCCGGATGACCCGACCGCAACCGGATGGATCGGGCGATGGCTGGACACCACCGGTGACGATCCGCTGCGCGCGGTCAACATCGGCACCGTGTTACCACCCATGGCGATCGGTCAGAACCGCACCGCCGCAGGGCTTTCCCCCACCATCCCGACGATGCCGACCGACATATCCGGCGTCCTGCAGGCAATGAGCGCGTCCGACGCCGCAGACACCGCGGCCATGGCCGCCGTCCGCGCCGACTACCAGGCCTATCGGATCACCGATGAGACGTTCCGCGGCTTCACCGACAGTCCGCTACCCGCCACGGCCACCACCGATCTCGGCAGGCAGCTCGCCGACGATCTCGAGCTGGTTGCCCAGTGCGTGCGCGCCGGAGTGCCCACCAAGGTCTACATGGTGTCTCTCGGCGGATTCGACACGCACGCCAACGAGAGAAACGACCAGCAGCGCCTCCTGGCCGCCCTCAACGATGCGCTGGTGCCGTTTCTCAAACAGATGCGCAACAGCGCCTACGGCCGGCGGGTGGTGACGATGATCTATTCGGAGTTCGGCCGCCGCGTCGCCGCGAACGCCACCCAGGGCACCGACCACGGCACCTCGGGACCGGTTCTGATCGTCGGTGAGCCGGTACGGGGCGGGTTCTACGGTGACGCGCCGAGTCTGACCGATCTCCAGGACGGCGACCTCAAGACCACCACAGATTTTCGAGATGTGTATCACGAACTGCTCGACAAGACGCTCGGCGCCGATCCCGAACCCTCCGTGGGTCCGGGACGCAAGGGCATCGGCTTCCTCTGA
- a CDS encoding DUF1800 domain-containing protein, which yields MLRRSGFGTTGRAVDAVVGKDRARHLDEILGSDPAADPGAMATPMGSYSTPALPASEAATAAFVSNMLTQMQDLSGWWIRRMVAVREPVHEKLTFVWHNHFATSAEKVVAAEFMAAQNQTLRTHALGDFRDLAYAMLTDSAMLRWLDGLGNTKEAPNENLSREFMELFTLGHDSGYTERDVREGSRALTGRFDTPGNGTVLVSEHHDFGAKTVLGTTGALGDNEFCDIVLRHPASARFVTSKLWRLLASDDNPSRAASDRLMAAYGPGRNLKALTKAIFSDPEFDDAAGTAVVTPVEWLIGMLRSLSVPLDGPQTLTACDVVLKVMGQRPFAPPDVDGWPQGRVWLSNTSAAARVWAADRFVPLGDYSTVQDAPTGDRIDAVGYLLGIGAWSDTTAAALRPLAGNPQRLVVAAVNSPEYLTV from the coding sequence ATGCTGCGGCGGTCGGGTTTCGGCACCACCGGGCGTGCGGTCGACGCCGTGGTCGGCAAGGATCGGGCACGGCATCTCGACGAGATACTCGGATCGGATCCGGCCGCCGACCCGGGAGCGATGGCGACGCCGATGGGTTCCTACTCCACACCGGCGCTACCGGCCAGCGAAGCCGCAACCGCCGCCTTTGTCAGCAACATGCTGACCCAGATGCAGGACCTGTCCGGCTGGTGGATCCGCCGGATGGTCGCTGTGCGCGAGCCAGTGCACGAGAAGCTCACCTTCGTCTGGCACAACCACTTCGCCACATCGGCGGAGAAGGTGGTCGCCGCCGAGTTCATGGCCGCCCAGAATCAGACGCTGCGCACCCATGCGCTCGGCGACTTCCGCGATCTCGCCTACGCCATGCTGACCGACTCGGCAATGTTGCGGTGGCTGGACGGTCTGGGGAACACCAAAGAGGCCCCGAACGAGAACCTTTCCCGCGAATTCATGGAGCTGTTCACCCTCGGCCACGACAGCGGCTACACCGAACGCGATGTGCGCGAGGGATCCCGGGCGCTCACGGGTCGCTTCGACACCCCGGGGAACGGCACGGTGCTCGTCAGCGAACACCACGACTTCGGAGCCAAGACCGTCCTGGGAACCACCGGGGCCCTCGGGGACAACGAATTCTGCGATATCGTGCTGCGCCATCCCGCCTCGGCCCGGTTCGTCACATCGAAGCTGTGGCGCCTGCTGGCCTCCGATGACAACCCGAGCCGCGCGGCATCCGACCGACTGATGGCCGCCTACGGCCCCGGCCGGAACCTCAAGGCGTTGACCAAGGCCATCTTCTCGGATCCCGAGTTCGACGATGCGGCGGGCACCGCCGTGGTCACCCCCGTCGAATGGTTGATCGGGATGCTGCGCTCGCTGTCGGTACCGCTGGACGGCCCGCAAACCTTGACCGCCTGCGATGTCGTTCTGAAGGTGATGGGCCAACGCCCGTTCGCGCCACCGGATGTCGATGGGTGGCCACAGGGCCGGGTGTGGTTGTCCAATACGAGTGCGGCCGCACGGGTCTGGGCAGCCGATCGTTTCGTCCCGCTGGGTGACTACTCCACCGTGCAGGATGCCCCCACCGGGGACCGCATCGACGCCGTCGGGTATCTGCTCGGCATCGGCGCATGGTCCGATACCACCGCCGCGGCGCTGCGGCCACTGGCAGGCAACCCGCAACGACTCGTCGTCGCGGCCGTCAACTCGCCCGAATACCTGACGGTCTAG
- the gltX gene encoding glutamate--tRNA ligase encodes MSHPVRVRFCPSPTGTPHVGLVRTALFNWAYARHTGGTFVFRIEDTDAARDSQESYEAILDALRWLGMDWDEGPEVGGPYGPYRQSERSEIYREVIAKLLDAGEVYPAYSTPEEVEARHLAAGRNPKLGYDNHDRDLTDAQRAEFEAQGRKPVLRLRMPDADLSWTDLVRGETTFAAGVVPDFAITRASGDPLYTLVNPVDDALMKVTHVLRGEDLLPSTPRQLALYQALIRVGVADFIPEFAHLPSVLGEGNKKLSKRDPQSNLFLHRDRGFIPEGLLNYLALLGWGIADDHDLFSLDEMVAAFDVVNVNSNPARFDQKKADAINAEHIRLLAPEDFTARLRAYLGAHGHDTGLTDAAFAEAAALVQTRIVVLGDAWELLKFFDDASYGIDEKAAAKELKPEAAAVLDAALTALEPLPEWTTAAIEQALKASLLEELELKPRKAFGPLRVAITGATVSPPLFESMELLGRERSLARLTAARGGV; translated from the coding sequence ATGAGCCATCCCGTCCGGGTGCGTTTCTGTCCGTCACCGACCGGTACCCCGCACGTCGGGTTGGTCCGGACCGCGCTGTTCAACTGGGCCTACGCCCGTCACACCGGCGGCACATTCGTCTTCCGCATCGAGGACACCGACGCCGCGCGCGACAGCCAGGAGAGCTACGAGGCCATCCTGGACGCGCTGCGCTGGCTCGGTATGGACTGGGACGAAGGTCCCGAGGTGGGCGGACCGTACGGGCCGTATCGGCAATCGGAGCGGTCGGAGATCTACCGCGAGGTGATCGCCAAACTGCTCGACGCCGGCGAGGTGTATCCGGCCTACTCGACTCCCGAGGAGGTGGAGGCCCGTCACCTGGCTGCAGGCCGTAATCCCAAGCTCGGCTACGACAATCATGATCGCGACCTCACCGACGCCCAGCGAGCCGAGTTCGAGGCGCAGGGCCGCAAGCCGGTACTTCGCCTGCGGATGCCAGATGCCGATCTGTCCTGGACCGACCTGGTGCGCGGCGAGACCACCTTCGCCGCCGGCGTGGTTCCCGATTTCGCCATCACGCGTGCCAGCGGGGATCCGTTGTACACGTTGGTCAACCCGGTCGACGACGCCCTGATGAAGGTCACCCACGTGCTGCGGGGGGAGGACCTGCTGCCGTCCACGCCGCGCCAGTTGGCGCTCTACCAGGCGCTGATCCGGGTCGGGGTAGCGGATTTCATACCCGAGTTCGCGCACCTGCCAAGTGTTCTCGGCGAGGGCAACAAGAAGCTGTCCAAGCGCGATCCGCAGTCCAACCTGTTTCTGCACCGCGATCGCGGGTTCATCCCCGAGGGTCTGCTGAACTATCTTGCCCTGCTGGGCTGGGGCATTGCCGACGATCACGATCTGTTCAGCCTCGACGAGATGGTCGCCGCGTTCGACGTGGTGAACGTCAACTCCAATCCGGCGAGGTTCGACCAGAAGAAGGCCGATGCGATCAACGCCGAGCACATCCGGCTGTTGGCGCCGGAGGATTTCACCGCTCGGCTGCGGGCATATCTCGGCGCCCACGGTCACGACACCGGTCTGACCGACGCCGCCTTCGCCGAGGCCGCCGCGTTGGTGCAAACCCGCATCGTGGTGCTCGGCGACGCCTGGGAGCTGTTGAAGTTCTTCGATGACGCGAGCTACGGCATCGACGAGAAGGCGGCGGCCAAGGAGCTCAAGCCCGAGGCGGCCGCGGTGCTGGACGCCGCGCTGACGGCTCTGGAGCCGCTGCCCGAATGGACGACCGCGGCCATCGAGCAGGCGCTCAAGGCATCGCTGCTGGAGGAATTGGAGCTCAAACCGCGGAAGGCCTTCGGTCCGCTGCGGGTGGCGATCACCGGAGCCACCGTCAGCCCGCCGCTGTTCGAGTCCATGGAACTGCTGGGTCGCGAGCGCAGCCTGGCGCGGTTGACTGCCGCGCGGGGTGGGGTGTGA